In one window of Cololabis saira isolate AMF1-May2022 chromosome 23, fColSai1.1, whole genome shotgun sequence DNA:
- the LOC133424462 gene encoding zinc finger protein 883-like isoform X2 — MDDSKSHKGRPKRHCCDDCEQVFTTSSKLKKHKKTHTGDKPYSCDQCGAYFARQGNLKQHHRIHTGDKPYRCDQCGAAFVRQGHLTTHQRIHTGEKPYSCDQCGAAFAHQGALRRHQRIHTGEKPYRCDQCGAAFAHQGALKSHQRIHTGEKPYRCDQCGAAFARQTHLTNHQRTHTGEKPYRCDQCGVAFVQHGALRSHQRIHTGEKPYRCDQCGAAFAEQSALRSHRRIHTG, encoded by the coding sequence agtcataaaggaagacccaaaagacactgctgtgatgattgcgagcaagtcttcaccacttcatcaaagCTGAAGAAGCATAAGAAAACTCACACTGGGGATAAACcgtacagctgtgatcagtgtggagcgtaTTTTGCCCGACAAGGTAACTTAAAGCAACACCatcgtattcacactggagataagccttacagatgtgatcagtgtggagcggcttttgtccgacaaggtcatttgacgactcaccagcgtattcacactggagagaagccttacagctgtgatcagtgtggagcggcttttgcccatcaAGGTGCTTTAAGgcgtcaccaacgtattcacactggagaaaagccttacagatgtgatcagtgtggagcggcttttgcccatcaAGGTGCTTTAaagagtcaccaacgtattcacactggagaaaagccttacagatgtgatcagtgtggagcggcttttgcccggcaaaCTCACCTAACGAATCACCAACGtactcacactggagaaaagccttacagatgtgatcagtgtggagtggcTTTTGTCCAGCACGGTGCTTtaaggagtcaccaacgtattcacaccggagaaaagccttacagatgtgatcagtgtggagcggcttttgccgagCAAAGTGCTTTAAGGAGTCAccgacgtattcacactggataa